TATCGGCCTTGGCCATCAGCACGCGCACAGCGGATCGCACTTCATGTCCGGGGTCCTGGTTGATGATCACATCAATGGTGCCCCTGATCAGCGCGCGGCGCGAACCTTCGGTCACTTCATGCGCGATGAACACCACATGCTTGGCGCGGCCACCCACTTCCAATGCAGCCGTGATGCCCGCCGTGCCACCACCAACGTTATAAATGCCCAGCAGATCGGGATGCTCGCGCAGCAGCTGCTTGGCCAGTTCTTCCGACCGCTCCATGTTGTCGCGCGATTCCCGCACCGGCAGCACCAGCAGATCAGGGAACTCATGCGCCATCACCTGCTCGAAACCGAACTGACGCTCAATATGGTCGCGCAAGGCCAGCGAGCCGGCAAACAGGCCCACCTTGCCTTTGCGCCCATGCAGGAAGCGGCCCATCAGCCCGGCCACGGTGCGCCCGGCAGACGAGTTGTCGATGCCTGCATAATGCAGGCGTTTCGAACCCGGCACGTCTGACACGAGCGTGACCACGGCAACGCCCTTGGCCACCAAAGCATTGATCGCCTCGCGCACCGCCGGGTGATCCAGCGCCACCACGGCCACGCCATCGATGCCCTCTTCCAGCCCATCCAGCACCTTGGCCAGCAGCGGGCCGTCAAACACGTCCACCCGCTTGACCATGATGGCCACGCGCTCGCCCGCCATGCGGCGAGCTGCCTCTTCAACCTCTTCAGAAATGCGGTTCATGAACTCGCCCGCCGTGTTGGGCAGCACGAACCAGAAACGATATTCGCGGCCGCGCGCCAGGCGGGCCGCTATGCGGTCGGGCTGGTAGTTCAACTCACGGATGGCGGCTTCGACTTTTTCAATCGTGCGCGCCTTGACTCCCGGCCTGCGGTTCAGCACACGATCAATGGTGGCCACAGAGACGCCCGCTTTCTGGGCCACATCCTGAATTGTTATTTTTGCCATCATTCTTTTGAAGCGAATCTATCAAGACTTGTCAAACGCCAATCATTCGGTAACAACATCTTATGGCACTTCCCCTCAAACTGGCTGCTGATATCGGCGGCACATTCACCGACATTGTTCTCGAGCAAGGAAAAAAGCGCTGGAGCGGCAAGATACTCACCACGGTCCACGCGCCTGAAGTGGCCGTGCTGGAAGGCTTGCAACAAGTCATCCGCGATGCGGGCTTCAAGCCATCCGACGTGGATGTCTTCATTCATGGCACCACGCTGGCCACCAATGCTCTCATCGAACGCAAGGGCGCCAAGACGGCCTTCATCACCACCGAAGGCTTCCGCGATGTGATCGAGCAAGGTTATGAAAAGCGCTTCGACCATTATGATTTAATGATTGACCGCGCCTCGCCACTGGTGCCGCGCCATCTGCGTCTCGGCATCAAGGAACGCCTGGCCACCAATGGCGATGTGCTGATTCCGCTGGACGAGTCAGCCGTACCTGCGCTGGCCGCCACCATCCGCGAAGAAGGCTGCAAGGCCGTGGCCATCGGGCTTTTGCATTCCTATGCGCATGAAAGCCATGAACGCCGCATTGCCGAGCTACTGAAGCCATTGCTGCCGGATGACGTGACCATCTGCCTGTCATCGGAAGTCGCACCCGAAATCCGCGAATATGAGCGCTTCTCCACCACGGTCGCCAATGCGTATGTGCGCCCGCTGATGGCCAGCTACCTGTTCCGCCTGCGCGACGGCCTGGCCCAGCTGGGCATGGAATGCCCGCTCTATCTAATGATGTCCGGCGGTGGCTTGACCACGCTAGAAACGGCTGCGCGCTTCCCGATCCGTTTGGTTGAATCCGGCCCTGCAGGTGGCGCGATCCTGGCCAGCCGCATGGCACAGAGTCTCGATCTGCCGGAAGTGTTGTCTTTCGACATGGGCGGCACGACTGCAAAAATCTGCCTGCTGTCTGATGCAGAGCCTGAACGTGCGCACCGCTTCGAGATCGCGCGTGCCTATAAGGACATGAAGGGCTCCGGTATTCCGGTCCGCATTCCCGTGATTGAAATGGTGGAGATCGGTGCCGGCGGTGGCTCCATCGCGCGCGTCGATAAATTGGGCCGTCTCACTGTCGGCCCCGATAGCGCGGGTTCTACCCCCGGCCCCGTCTCTTATGGGCGTGGTGGCACGATGCCGACGGTCACCGATGCCAATGTGGTGCTGGGCAAGATCGATCCGGAATTCTTTGCCGGTGGCAAAGTGAAACTGGAAATTGATGGCGCCAAAAATGCCTTCGCCGAACAGATCGGCAGCACGCTTGGGCTGAAAGATTTCTGGCCCGCCGCAGGCGTGGCCGAAATCGTGGAAGAGAACATGGCCAATGCCGCGCGCGTGCATGCCATTGAGCGCGGCAAAGACATTGCCAATTGCGTGATGATCGCCTTCGGTGGCGGCGCACCGCTGCATGCTTGCAGATTGGCCGAGAAAGTCGGCGTGTCAAAAATCATTGTGCCACTGGGCGCGGGCGTGGGTTCCGCCATCGGCTTTTTGCAAGCGCCCGTCGCTTATGAAATCACCAAGAGCGCTGCCGTCAATCTCGATCACTTCGATGCGGCAAAGGTCAACCAACTTCTCAAGACCATGGCGCAAGATGCTGAATCTGTTGTCAAACCCGCCATGGAAAAAGGCAAACCTTCGCTCACCATCAAAGCCGATTGCCGCTATGTCGGCCAAGGCCATGAGATCCAGGTTTCCCTACCCGTCCGTACACTGACGAATGCCGATGGAAAGAAATTGAAGGCTGCGTTCGAGAGCGCCTACAAGGCGATCTATGGCCTGGTGATCCCCGGTCAGCAGGCCGAGGCGATCACCTGGTCGGTGACTTCATCATCGCCCATCCCGAAAGTGGAACGCGCCAAGAAGGCACCGAAGAAGGCCGCCCCCAAGCCGCTGCGCACTCGCCAGATTTTCGATGCTGCAGCAGGCAAGCTGATGAGCGCGCCGGTTTACTGGCGCTTCGATATGCCGCCCGGTTCTGCAATCAAGGGCCCGGCGATCATTGCCGAGCATGAAACGTCCACGATCGTCGGCAGCCGCTTCAAGGCCGAGATCAACAGCCTCGGTCAGATCGTGATGGAGA
This Aestuariivirga litoralis DNA region includes the following protein-coding sequences:
- a CDS encoding LacI family DNA-binding transcriptional regulator; translated protein: MAKITIQDVAQKAGVSVATIDRVLNRRPGVKARTIEKVEAAIRELNYQPDRIAARLARGREYRFWFVLPNTAGEFMNRISEEVEEAARRMAGERVAIMVKRVDVFDGPLLAKVLDGLEEGIDGVAVVALDHPAVREAINALVAKGVAVVTLVSDVPGSKRLHYAGIDNSSAGRTVAGLMGRFLHGRKGKVGLFAGSLALRDHIERQFGFEQVMAHEFPDLLVLPVRESRDNMERSEELAKQLLREHPDLLGIYNVGGGTAGITAALEVGGRAKHVVFIAHEVTEGSRRALIRGTIDVIINQDPGHEVRSAVRVLMAKADNSTVIEAQERIRIDIFMRDNLP
- a CDS encoding hydantoinase/oxoprolinase family protein, whose amino-acid sequence is MALPLKLAADIGGTFTDIVLEQGKKRWSGKILTTVHAPEVAVLEGLQQVIRDAGFKPSDVDVFIHGTTLATNALIERKGAKTAFITTEGFRDVIEQGYEKRFDHYDLMIDRASPLVPRHLRLGIKERLATNGDVLIPLDESAVPALAATIREEGCKAVAIGLLHSYAHESHERRIAELLKPLLPDDVTICLSSEVAPEIREYERFSTTVANAYVRPLMASYLFRLRDGLAQLGMECPLYLMMSGGGLTTLETAARFPIRLVESGPAGGAILASRMAQSLDLPEVLSFDMGGTTAKICLLSDAEPERAHRFEIARAYKDMKGSGIPVRIPVIEMVEIGAGGGSIARVDKLGRLTVGPDSAGSTPGPVSYGRGGTMPTVTDANVVLGKIDPEFFAGGKVKLEIDGAKNAFAEQIGSTLGLKDFWPAAGVAEIVEENMANAARVHAIERGKDIANCVMIAFGGGAPLHACRLAEKVGVSKIIVPLGAGVGSAIGFLQAPVAYEITKSAAVNLDHFDAAKVNQLLKTMAQDAESVVKPAMEKGKPSLTIKADCRYVGQGHEIQVSLPVRTLTNADGKKLKAAFESAYKAIYGLVIPGQQAEAITWSVTSSSPIPKVERAKKAPKKAAPKPLRTRQIFDAAAGKLMSAPVYWRFDMPPGSAIKGPAIIAEHETSTIVGSRFKAEINSLGQIVMEKVK